The DNA segment aaacttaaataaaaatgatctaATTCTGTTTAAAACGATTTCAAGCTCTTTTCATTTATAATGAACTTTATGCacttgaaaataaaagaattcagGAGCTTTTGAATTACTGATTGATTTAACAGGTTAATATGGAAGCATTTATCTATTTATCTAATTAAGAGATACTAAGGATTTCACCTATTAATAATTGCTACTATTTATCATGAAATAGTTGATCATAatcagattttaaaataaaatctgtcaAATAAACTGTATAAACATTGGCAGTCCTAGTTGTGAAAACATTCTAAATCCTGCTGGGCGCTCGAGAATATACAAGATTCGTATAAACCGATTTTCGTGCGACATCCATATTTTCTGGAGCATATCAGAAAGAACTGATATTGATGGAATGAACATGAGACAACACTACACtgctattgaaaaaaaaaccacacacacaccaacacacacacacacaaaactGACGtgttataacaaaaacagaaaaaagaatttttatcatctcctttttttgttttttgtccattcaGGGTTGTTAAAACTTTAGTTTTGGTTTCGGTTTCTTATCCCTTCCTTATCCATTCCCTGGTAAAATCACAGCTATGTTATCTACAAGATCTGTTCACGCGTCATTGATATTGGTACCACAATTATGACATAATATTATACTTAATTCgttgatataaataaaaccaaaacgTATGACATCGTTTCGTTTAAATGCTTATTTCTGGATTAGCTCTTTGGTCAGGATAGTTTTGCCATTGGCCCTTTCCTTGTTATCCcccttaaaaaaacaaaaaaaaaaacccacaaagaACATAACACAAATAGCAAAACAATGCGTTGTCAACTATACGTGTTCTCTGGTAACAAAAACGTTAACTTTAACCATCACTTGGTGTCTGTTGCCAAAATCATTCGAATTAGCAAGACAGCCAAAAGAGGCTTTATAAAAAGGTACAAACAGTTATCGCTTTGTACTGATGATACATTATGCATCGCTACAATGGTGCCAAAGAtgttcaaaattattccttatcGCACATGTTGTCGTTAATCAGTCACCAATTAATCAATCACACTGATTCATGCTAGAAATAATTTTTTAcctcatatttttaaaaacagcaTTAAAATTCCACCAAACTTAAACacaaataatgaatataaaataaatgacttTTGAAAAGATTGTAATTTACTCTGATCGAGTTAAAATAATTAGTGCTAATGtcaaattaataatgaaaattcttctcccctttttttaaatttacaggAGAAATGAATGAAATTTCTGCAAATTTATGATTTCTTATTGCATACCGCGGGCAAGGTGGCATACATTTGACGCATTTGATTGAATTTATAATCATTGAAAAGAACCTTATAAATCTAAAGCTTCAcataaatatttaccaaaaactTGTGTTGCTCGGAATAGAAACTTATAGACGACAGAAGCAATTTCTAATTCTGATAGAcaaattttcaaagttttcCCAATCTGATATCGTTTTTGTAATGCTATGACTCCTCACAATGCTATATAAGTACTAATGAAACCtatataatatcaaattcatttatattctcTTGAAATTGCAATGTAATTGTGAACCAAAATCACCCGACATATGGTTATATAAGTATGTTCTTTTGATtgatgttgaaaaataaaaatattgatcatTTTTTCAACCCCATCAACCTTCTCTAAGAAATTATGCATTTTCACATTTCACGTACATGAATGACTATCGAACTAATAGAGTTAACAAGGTACACTTTCATGTATGTTTACCAAAGAAGTCCATGTGGCcatgattttgattttggataATATGCTACACATATCAGTCAATTGTTGGACTCAGTAAAGCATTgcaatatagatatatttcaaatttaaaactatgCCATGTTTTGTTTCTTCTTATACCGACGGCAAAAGTTTATCAGTCTCGGGCTATGAAACCGCAACATTAAGTACTATAACTGCAAGAGTAAATACTTGAACACGTTAATGACGTAACGTtcacatgacaaaataatttaattagcTGATAGGCAAAACACTTTCAGCtcaaattaaatcatttatcaGTGCATGTTCCGTTTTATTAAGTTGTATCGTATGAATGGACATTATTAGTGCGTTTTTAATAGACATAACATAATTATTATGTCTAATAAAAAAAGCAACCACCAAAGCCAGCTTCATCCCCTTTGAAGCGTTAATCTGTGCTGACCTGTATAACAATTCGCGTGCCTTTAAAGGTagatcataaatatatatattttgagacaaaattttcttataatttgccaaaatgaagattttaccatgcttttatcaaaaatttaataaaaagtatgggtcaccgtgctatttttcaagttatgagtctttgaaaATGGCAAacatttggttagtttgttcatgaaaaaacacattagtgtgcataaaaaaaaatctatgagatagaattttgaaataaattgtgagaagataggtttcattatatgttttaagaaaataaaaattaaacatggtttcaccgaacttgttttctagCTACAAGTAAAaggttttattatatgttttaagaaaataaaaagaaaacatggtgtcactgaacttgttttcttgctacaaataaaaattaaaaaatgtactaaaagagttatatccccttaaatggctcatttgatataaaattatttcagaactacaaaaaatgatattgttgaaatattttgttttatacaattaattaacaatttttcttcatatagaaaaacaGTCTAACTATTGAATTGCAAATCtttctccaaatttgcagattaaggcaaataactagaccaattttgtactgtgattgtacaatccaagatggcggtataccatcaatctaccttaaTTCTGgtttgaaaatttcttcaaattggTTGCAGCTGTGCACTCATACATTTTGGAGCACACGTAAACATATTTGTACAtgatattcaataaatattgaaactATTCAGTAACCAGTAAATTTAACAGTGTAAAATGTCTCATTTACCATcaattcattgtttttaaaaatgttattttgtttttattttgtcatcatcCCGGAGATCTCAGTTTCCTTGATATACCTATTCACGAAGAGAAGGCGATGCCttcgaaaattattttttttagaaaagtctGGTATCAATTAATCTCGACAAGTAATTTCTCCGaatcttttgtatttgtttttttttcttcatgtttttATGGAAGCGCAATATACCAAGTTGTAAAGGAATATGTAATTGATATTGATGTTTACTCAGTATAAATGCAAAGAGGAATAATTCAAACTTGCAATTGGACAAACGATGATGTATAGGATTAACAGCTCAGACTTCTTCTAACTTTGGTTTAAATTTAGCATatcacatacatatataaatgtaatcaCAATGTAGctttcaaatagttatcaaaattaccaggattataattttatacgccagacgcgcgtttcgtctacataagactcatcagtgacgctcagatcaaaatagttaaaaagccaaacaaatacaaagttgaagagcattgaggacccaaaattccaaaaagttgtgccaaatacggctaaggtaatctactcctggataagaaaatccttagtttttcgaaaaattcaaagttttgtaaacagaaaattcataaaaatgaccatataattgatattcatgtcaacaccgaagtgctgacttctgggctggtgaAAACATTATTGCTTCCACATACATTATTCTATGAAATATAATTCATTAACCATTTTGTCGATAATGATCAGATACGAgtttaattgttgttttgtaatctaaagaaacacaaataccctaaaaataccaaactacaatgaaaattcaaaacagaaagtgcTTCCAAAAATGGCAAATCTCAAATCTCAAATATACCAacgaatagaaaacaactgtaatattcccgACTTGGCGATGTTATTTTGCcaaaaactgttattttttccttgtcttatttttatcaaaattgtagCGTTTGTTATCGACTTGACTATAATTTGCAAAAAGCATTATCacacaaatactgaactccgaggaaaattcaaaacgaaatgtccctaatgaaatggcaaaatcaaaagataaaacacatcatacgaatggacaacaacacagttgaaaatatttgaaaaaatacgaCTATTTTAGATCAGTTTAATAAAACTACATATTGAAATGTTACTGCAAATCCGAAGTTGTTATATTGCTCCTGCGAATTTTTCTTATGTTtgtatcattttcttttaattacaaattatatGTGCAAGGTtagcaaaaatatatatattgtatttacaGTTATTTAAGAATGTATGTCATCAAATTGATCAGATGTACACTCGTGACTTTAATCGACTGGCTTGACATGCAGTCTTCGGGGTTTTATCTATAAAGTTGTgattaattgaaaatcaaaaataccATCATAACTTTAACAAGAATAAATAATACTTACCAGAATTGCTCATATTAAAGCCTTATAGTATATTATCAATGTCAAGATGATGATGAAGATGATAATAATGGTTCagcttattttcttgttttgccGCGAAATATTTTTACTATAGCTTGACGtaacaaaatttatatcaaCGTAAATACACATAAAAATGCAAATGAATGACAATACattaatgatatattttgaatatatttttgtaaaagaatagaCCATTGCTTTACAAGTATACTTTATTTAGATTAACATTTGGGATCGAAGTTCAACATATCGATGAAATTTTTGCTTTGCTTTGCATCCAATGAACAGAACTTTgcttcatttctttttaataaactgTTTCACTAAACAACATTTCAGCAAAAATTGATAAgaccataaaatataaaacgatACAATATCTGAAACAGTATGCTAGTATTTCACCTAGAATTACATTGGAGCGGAGGACAAATTTATGAGAGGTGGTTGAATTCTGGAGATCGTTATAGTCGTCCAACAAATTAGGGGAATGTTGATTTGGGCAAACATCTATTTTTGCTGCAGAATTTGGTATACTTTAGTTGGAATTGTAGACAAATGGAAAGTTATTAGTAGATATAAAATTGGAGTGATGAAATATTTCAGCAAAAGATGAATTAGAATTGGGTTCTGAGTAATCACTATATTAGAAGAACTTCTCTTACTCATAAGAAACGGGTGTAATTTCATGACCTACATGGTTTAcgaacattaaatattttaatttatagtaTAATAACAATACACTAAAGGTTTAATTCAACAAGCTTTTGTAGACACAATTGTACAAGCAATTATGAAATTTCACTTAGATGAACCAAGaacaaatatattgaatatatatcatAGTTTAATTTTTCAGAAGCATTAAAACAAACGAAAGTATTATCTAAAGAGGTAGAattttttaaagcttttttttatattctttgcAACAAAAAAGTCTGATTTCGATATGCCAAACGTGATTTTCTCAACTATGCAATTTAAATTGCAATGAATAGCTGGAGTTTGACTGAAAGCAGATGGCTTGACAATTCGAAAATAAGTACGTTTAATATGATTGCATGCTTCTTTAATTTCTTCAGTGGACAATTGTTTTAATCATTAAACACACACTGAATAACTAATCTCTCTGATATTTTGAATCTGAACCATTTCGGACAGTTAAACTTCAGATTATTTGTTTCAATTGTCTtaactattttatgttttaaactgaCACATTGACGCAAGCTGATATTCCTGTTAATGTAGTTAAAACCAATGAAACACAACCAAAAACCGTTAACTATATCTATCACTTGGTGTTCGTTGTCCATTCCCTGCCAAAATAATTCGAATGAGCAAGACACTCAGCCGAAGCTTCACTATAAACGCGAAGATATTTCACTTTGaactaataaaatattatacatgGCTACAGTTGTGCCTAGCTAATGTGTTCAAAATGATTCCTCATCTCGATATAGCCGTTAATCACCAACCAATTAGTTAATAAATCCAAATGATTTCCGctagaagttttttttaacacaatctataaatttgcataaaaaatcTATCAATCTAATCAGATATATTAATGCATAGATAGattctaaaaaatattataatttgctCTGATTTAGTTGAAACATTGTTGCTGAAGTCAAACTTAtagttctttttatatatatttacaacgaGTATAGTTTTTGTCATGACAGAATGTCTTGCCAGGCAAGAGTGATACTACATTCGTACTTTCAGACCCAAAGACAATGGTATTCATCAAACTGTCATGACATTGCAACGTCAATGGGAACCACAATCACCAGATATATCATTTAGAAGTTATTTCATTTGGTTTGATGTtgaaaacacaaatatgtatgatttttttaacccCAACCCAaataaaattatgcattttcacATAGATTTGTATTGCGTAAATGCATGTCTATCAAATCATTAAAGTTAAATGAACAATTGTATGATTGTACACTAAAGATTTGCATGTGGAGAGGATTTTTAGTTTAGATAAATTGGTAAAAATATAAGGGCCAGCGTTAACTTGCAGTGAGGTGAGAGTGTTTTGTTTGCTCCGTTTCGATGTCCCCACTGCGACTTTTAGATTAAGAACAGTAATACAATCTCTGTTTActtctgtttgtgtttttcgCAGTGCATGAACTGAATTTATGTCGTGGATGGATATCCCATACTCTTTTTTTATCTATCTTATCAGTgaattgtaaattgtaaaagtcTTCTATATTCATCAGAATCAGTCATTTtgtgaattaaaatatttcatattcagTGAAATAAGTGTGaaattataatatgtttgtAGGAAGTTTCCATTTCAAAAAGtctttattcaaaaagaataaTGCTTTAGGTTATCATACCATGGAAACTTATCTATAacgtattgttttatttcaaatgaagtCTTATTCTTATGAATATAGAAGATATTTCGTTAGAATAACTTTATGGAAGATTCGTTTGGACATTTTAATAGCAAatcaaaataacaacattttatatttggcTTGACAATGGCTATAACATATCTATACAAACTGTTACACTGATTTTTCACAATAACATTAAAGTGGATGAAAATCATATATCATATTGTAATTATGCTTTATTTCATCACCTTGCATTTTCACATTTTGACTCACCAGTGTGTTCGAAATTCTGACCAGTTGAACAGattggtttaataaaacaaattacaatttggcCAGAATTTTGaatgttgtccatttgtttgatgtgttttatcctatgattttgcatttgattagggactttgttttgaatttttctcggagttcagtatttttgggattttactttttgcaatagTTGGAGagcaacactaacagtcaataaattcatcaaagataccaggactaaatttggtatatacgccagacgcgcgtttcgtctcaaatccaaaacaagttttaaaggccgaataaagtacgaagttgaagagcattgaggaccaaaattccttaacattttgccaaatacagctaaggtagtCAAGTAACTGAAAAAAGTTTTAGAATTCATAGATTTACGAGCAACAATAAAGATTCAATTTGATAAACCATGTTTgcaatttctaaatatatggtCTGTTTTTAAGCATTCGATTAACAATGCAACTTGCAAACATTTCAACCCGTTCCATTGAAATGATTTTCAAAATCGAAATAGGTTATTTAGATGTATTAAATCGATGTTGATTTGCACAAGGTGAATTCTGTCCGACGCAGCTCACATGTTTGCtgtagatttttcttaaaaacaaatgaaactaTCATCTACAGGtgaattatgtattttttaaaacaaataaatcacgGGAGCTCGATTTTCGATATTCCAAAACTGATTTTCTCAAATAAACAATTCTGATTACAAGAAAAATCAAGAGTCTGACAGAAAGCAGATGGCCTTGAGAAATTCTATAAGAACTAAGAATAAACATGTAGCTTAATATGATTACACGCTTTAAATAGATTCTGCACTGGAAACTAGTGTTAGCATTAAACCAACTGACAAGCAAACACAATTAACTGATATTTTAAATCTGACCTATCCCAGACAGGAAAAGTCTACACAATTATCAACGCTACTTTAAAAGTTGTAATTTAAAACTAACTTCACATTTACGCAACCTTTTTATCCTGTAACTCTACAATGTCTTTAAGAAAAGGGATGTTTGCACTGAGCATTCAAGTGTTTGTTGCAGTTATGTGTTCTTCCATGTCAATTCAGAATCAGAACTTTACCGTAGACGAAACACAGGATGAACGCATAGAACACATGGAAAATGTGATTAAGACATTGGAAAGTAAAATAGAAATCTTAAATAGTACAATGACTAAGGGTAAGAAACAATATCTGTAACTCCGATTTGTCTTCTGAAGCGATTTATGATATTTCAACATCGGTAAACTATTGTcgcttaaatttcaaaatgcatagATTGCATTGTACTGGTGGCaaagaaatgttttattgaaaacTATCGAAACTTTTTATGTTGCATTTATCATTACAAATTGGTCCTATATTATCCAGGATTGGAGTCACGTTAAATGACACAATACGCCTCCGATTGCATAACACTTTTTCATCCCGTACATATTTTGATCCTTTAATACTAAAACTAGCCCCACccccaaaaaaaagtaaataaaaagaaaataaatttaaaattcatagCCTTAAAAGAAATGATCGTATGAATTCAAAGGTTTGGTATAGATTGCCGAAAGGTCACAATGTTTACTCTACAGTGAAATATCACTTGTCCTAACTTTTTTTGATACATAGTTATTGGGTACGAAATTGTTTGTGAAAAAAGCACGAGAAGCAAGAGAGGGGACGgaagaaaaaatataccaaagatgtttgaaaataatgcaaaaaggaaaacattataataatCTACTATATGTTAACGACAACATTTGACTTGTTCGCAGTTTCTAAACTAATCTATAGTATATTCCGCGTTAGAAGTATACCCAAAGAAACTGACCTTGAGACGGAGAATGGTAATAAAAGCactgtttctttactttttgtttgtgttttgaagaGCCTGTAATGATCTCGTGTCATGGATGAATACTCCGTATtcttcattttgaatattttttactaattatatttatgttattttctttcaggATCAGATCAATCAGCGGTCATGTTCTATGCTTTAATAAAATCAGCAAGTACTATTTATCTGAGTGCAAAGTCAACAGTTGTCTTTGAATCAGTCATGTTAAACATAGGAAGTAATTACAATTCAAATGATGGGGTTTTTGTTG comes from the Mytilus trossulus isolate FHL-02 chromosome 3, PNRI_Mtr1.1.1.hap1, whole genome shotgun sequence genome and includes:
- the LOC134709412 gene encoding cerebellin-4-like; its protein translation is MSLRKGMFALSIQVFVAVMCSSMSIQNQNFTVDETQDERIEHMENVIKTLESKIEILNSTMTKGSDQSAVMFYALIKSASTIYLSAKSTVVFESVMLNIGSNYNSNDGVFVAPRKGVYLFSWTVSSTASKYILTQLVVQNRIISNAGETDTDPFYHSASMTALCRMQKDDHAFIRTTAYGGENAIYSYDQRPRSSFLGMLVHNEN